One part of the Enterococcus sp. DIV1094 genome encodes these proteins:
- a CDS encoding PD-(D/E)XK nuclease family protein — MSLQFILGNGQKDHRKALIDEAAAWLEKDETHQVFFLVPNYNKFEQEQELLAEMRKKSGKSSFSTTNMQVFSFYRLAWYLLQQTTLLSGNELTEAGSAMILRQILEKKQEELTIFRGEIRKKGFIRQLQELYSELQVGKIAPTDLLTSVTGESPRDEDRQLKMKDLQLIFTAFEEELLQRALQSEDALTVLANYMATQDYRNIKFLVSGFARINAQEFQLMQKMMEKGQLVVDLLLDRPYKSDLPDPLTLFYNTGKVYFQLLNAAREQSVPVGVDHYAPARAYKNELQSLQQMWEETSSHQKSTPTKIGAQETLHLWEAENPTEEVRQLAVEIRRLVSQEGFRYKDIQVLTKDMTLYGNLLRPIFQEMAIPFYLDEEQLMENHPLIEWINSLFALDRYQYRLNDIMRFFKTELTIGTPTDELDLDTWQTARNQFRTDLDITENVALAYNYQGNYWLREKDWQFVAYDFEAEQLEDVKQLEEQSNTIRRLFRALVPVFIGEIKKCQTGQEAVTLFYQFLIESGVQQQLLFWRDQEVARGNLAAARNHEQTWGALMDLLDEYSLIYGETPFDWSLFQEIITSGLENLSYGKIPTAIDQVRINRLELVRANQAKVTFAVGLNDQVFPDRHETKGLLSSEEREALNQGLADDQFLFDPAKESMSFEPFQAYLVFASGTERLYLSYAQSYDTNRLKMSPYLKRVVDYLGIPVEAKCQLQLTSEPDCYVGTYRSGINTINRVYRLAKEAKQAVPLYWQQLKDLVLRSNERNFALTIFESQDHLNVPVSLSEEMAEALYGKEIYTSISRMENFYNCEYKYFVQFGLKLKERNIYGLTPAATGDFYHESLDRFFKLLFSNQLSLVAMSEKERQEFTEKVLQEVFGELRFEILDSSARMNYIRYQLGQTIQKVAWALQKQSKNTGMKPLQTEILFGQIAGARGIPGLEIPLDKGGKLHVRGKIDRIDVATEQSDTWLSVVDYKSSGRSFDVTEAYYGMAMQLLTYLDVALMDAVRLTGKAAVKPAGSYYLHVHNPVLTDTTNVEKNTLKKFSYDGVFVDDPGLLEVLDHSLEAKESSLIYPVKKNAKDELQKGSYSKEKFYTEEELQLFMNHNRENMRLAGEAITSGEIKLNPAYKDKQRIACEYCPFRSICTFDVMLKENNYHRLEKLDKEEALRRILKRSEEE; from the coding sequence GCCGCTTGGCTTGAAAAAGATGAAACACATCAGGTATTTTTCCTTGTACCTAACTATAATAAATTTGAGCAAGAGCAGGAATTATTAGCCGAGATGCGTAAAAAAAGCGGAAAAAGCTCTTTTAGCACAACGAATATGCAAGTATTCAGTTTCTATCGTTTAGCTTGGTACTTACTGCAACAAACCACGTTGCTTTCAGGAAATGAATTGACGGAAGCTGGTTCAGCGATGATCCTACGTCAGATTTTAGAAAAGAAACAAGAGGAACTGACGATTTTTCGAGGAGAAATCAGAAAAAAAGGCTTCATTCGTCAGTTGCAAGAATTATATAGCGAATTACAGGTAGGGAAGATAGCACCAACTGACTTGCTGACATCTGTGACAGGCGAGTCACCAAGAGATGAGGATCGTCAATTAAAAATGAAGGATCTGCAATTGATCTTCACCGCTTTTGAAGAGGAGTTGCTTCAACGAGCGCTCCAATCGGAAGATGCGTTAACCGTATTAGCAAATTATATGGCAACTCAGGATTATCGAAACATAAAATTTTTAGTCAGTGGATTTGCGCGAATCAATGCGCAAGAATTCCAATTGATGCAAAAAATGATGGAAAAGGGTCAGCTTGTCGTTGATCTCTTATTGGATCGTCCTTATAAATCCGACTTGCCTGATCCATTGACCTTGTTTTACAACACAGGTAAGGTTTATTTTCAACTACTGAACGCTGCACGAGAACAAAGTGTCCCTGTGGGAGTCGATCATTATGCACCGGCACGAGCATATAAAAATGAACTTCAATCGTTACAACAAATGTGGGAAGAAACTTCCAGTCACCAGAAAAGCACACCAACAAAGATTGGTGCGCAAGAGACACTACATCTATGGGAAGCAGAAAATCCAACGGAAGAAGTTCGCCAATTAGCGGTGGAGATCCGGCGTTTGGTCAGCCAAGAAGGGTTTCGTTATAAAGACATCCAAGTATTGACAAAGGATATGACGCTATACGGAAATCTATTGCGACCGATTTTCCAAGAAATGGCGATCCCTTTTTATTTGGACGAAGAACAACTGATGGAAAACCATCCATTGATCGAATGGATCAATAGCCTATTTGCTTTGGATCGTTACCAGTATCGTTTAAACGATATCATGCGTTTCTTTAAAACTGAGTTAACGATCGGTACACCAACCGATGAACTAGATCTTGATACGTGGCAGACGGCCAGAAACCAGTTTCGCACGGATCTGGATATCACAGAAAATGTTGCTTTAGCATACAACTATCAAGGCAATTATTGGCTTCGAGAAAAAGATTGGCAGTTTGTCGCCTATGATTTTGAAGCAGAACAGCTAGAAGACGTCAAACAGTTGGAAGAGCAATCAAATACAATCCGCAGACTATTTCGTGCGCTGGTGCCTGTATTTATTGGGGAAATCAAGAAATGTCAAACAGGACAAGAAGCAGTCACGTTGTTTTATCAGTTCTTGATCGAAAGTGGCGTGCAACAACAATTACTTTTCTGGCGTGACCAAGAAGTAGCCAGAGGAAACTTAGCTGCGGCTAGAAACCATGAACAAACCTGGGGTGCTTTGATGGATCTTTTGGATGAATATTCATTGATCTATGGAGAAACACCATTTGACTGGTCCTTGTTTCAAGAGATCATCACTAGTGGCTTAGAAAATCTTAGCTATGGGAAGATCCCTACGGCAATCGATCAAGTACGGATCAACCGTTTGGAACTTGTACGTGCGAATCAAGCGAAGGTCACATTTGCAGTTGGCTTGAATGATCAGGTGTTCCCAGATCGCCATGAAACGAAAGGCTTATTATCTAGCGAAGAACGAGAAGCGTTGAATCAAGGGCTGGCTGATGATCAATTTTTATTTGATCCCGCAAAGGAGAGTATGTCATTTGAACCTTTTCAAGCTTATTTAGTGTTTGCCTCGGGAACTGAACGGTTGTACTTGAGCTATGCGCAAAGCTATGATACAAATCGCTTGAAAATGTCTCCTTATTTGAAACGAGTCGTCGATTATCTGGGTATTCCGGTCGAAGCAAAATGCCAGTTGCAGTTGACGAGTGAACCCGATTGCTACGTGGGAACATACCGTAGTGGCATCAATACGATCAATCGCGTCTACCGTTTAGCAAAAGAAGCAAAACAGGCTGTGCCGCTTTATTGGCAACAATTAAAAGATTTGGTGCTTCGTTCTAACGAACGGAATTTTGCGTTGACGATCTTTGAAAGTCAAGATCACCTGAATGTTCCTGTATCTTTGTCAGAAGAGATGGCAGAGGCTTTATACGGTAAAGAAATCTATACGTCGATCTCACGGATGGAAAACTTCTATAATTGTGAATATAAGTATTTTGTTCAATTTGGCTTGAAGCTGAAAGAACGTAATATTTATGGTTTGACACCAGCTGCTACCGGTGATTTTTATCATGAGTCACTCGATCGTTTTTTCAAGTTGTTATTCTCCAATCAACTTTCACTCGTAGCAATGTCTGAGAAAGAGCGTCAAGAATTTACTGAAAAAGTGTTACAAGAAGTGTTCGGTGAATTGCGTTTTGAGATTTTAGATAGTTCTGCACGAATGAACTATATCCGTTACCAATTAGGACAAACGATTCAAAAAGTGGCGTGGGCGTTACAAAAACAAAGTAAGAACACTGGTATGAAACCCTTACAAACAGAGATTTTATTTGGACAGATTGCTGGTGCTCGAGGGATTCCTGGGCTTGAGATCCCTTTGGATAAGGGCGGGAAGCTCCATGTACGTGGAAAAATCGATCGGATCGATGTCGCAACTGAACAAAGTGATACGTGGTTGAGTGTCGTGGACTATAAATCAAGTGGCCGTTCCTTTGACGTGACAGAAGCATATTATGGGATGGCGATGCAGCTATTGACCTATCTTGATGTGGCGTTGATGGATGCCGTACGTTTAACCGGCAAGGCAGCAGTCAAACCGGCAGGCTCTTATTACTTGCATGTGCATAATCCAGTGCTGACGGATACGACAAATGTCGAGAAAAACACGTTAAAGAAATTCAGCTATGATGGGGTTTTTGTCGATGATCCAGGCTTATTAGAAGTACTCGATCATTCATTGGAAGCGAAAGAAAGTTCACTGATCTATCCGGTGAAGAAAAATGCCAAAGACGAGCTGCAAAAAGGCAGTTATAGCAAAGAAAAATTTTATACAGAAGAAGAACTGCAATTGTTCATGAATCATAATCGCGAGAATATGCGTTTAGCTGGTGAGGCAATCACATCCGGAGAGATCAAACTGAATCCAGCCTATAAAGACAAACAAAGAATCGCTTGTGAATATTGCCCGTTCCGAAGTATCTGTACGTTCGATGTCATGCTGAAAGAAAACAATTACCATCGTTTAGAAAAGCTTGATAAAGAAGAAGCACTACGCAGAATATTGAAAAGGAGTGAAGAAGAGTGA